A window of the Bradyrhizobium ottawaense genome harbors these coding sequences:
- the waaF gene encoding lipopolysaccharide heptosyltransferase II encodes MNTDSSIGIEIEDAADTRPILIIPYMWIGDFVRGHTVVRVLRQRWPNRPVDLLVTSLCAPLVDYMPGVRSGIVWDLPRGRLAVAKQAGLAAELRARGYGTALVLPRTWKAAIAPALAGIPERVGFFGEARFGLINRMRWGEKALPRFIDKNAALALPDGAKLPPEWPVPQLRVPAEEVARWRQANGLGTGPAVALGPGSVGESKRWTYYPEAARLLAERGFDVWVVGGPGEKALAQEIVATGGGRVRDLTGTDLRNGILAMAAASVAISNDSGLMHIAAAIGTPTMGIFGPTSPYLWAPLNDLAATVLTKSELSCQPCQRTVCTMNDHRCMRDIPATEVADIAQRVLHEATPR; translated from the coding sequence ATGAATACAGATTCATCAATTGGGATCGAGATCGAGGATGCCGCCGACACCAGGCCGATCCTGATCATCCCTTATATGTGGATCGGCGACTTCGTCCGAGGCCATACCGTGGTGCGCGTGCTGAGGCAGCGTTGGCCGAACCGGCCGGTCGACCTGCTGGTGACTTCGCTCTGCGCCCCCCTGGTCGATTACATGCCCGGCGTCCGGTCCGGTATCGTCTGGGACCTGCCGCGCGGCCGGCTTGCGGTCGCCAAACAGGCGGGTCTGGCGGCCGAACTACGTGCGCGGGGCTATGGAACCGCGCTGGTGCTGCCCCGCACCTGGAAAGCGGCCATTGCGCCGGCGCTGGCCGGGATCCCGGAACGGGTGGGATTTTTCGGGGAAGCCCGGTTCGGGCTGATCAACCGGATGCGCTGGGGCGAAAAGGCCCTGCCCCGCTTTATCGACAAAAACGCCGCCCTGGCGCTGCCGGATGGCGCCAAGCTGCCGCCGGAATGGCCGGTGCCGCAACTTCGCGTTCCAGCTGAGGAGGTGGCCCGCTGGCGGCAGGCCAACGGGCTGGGAACAGGGCCTGCGGTGGCGCTGGGACCCGGCTCCGTCGGTGAATCAAAGCGCTGGACTTATTACCCGGAAGCCGCGCGGCTGTTGGCCGAGCGGGGTTTTGACGTCTGGGTGGTGGGCGGCCCCGGCGAAAAGGCGCTGGCACAGGAAATCGTCGCCACCGGCGGCGGCAGGGTCCGCGACCTCACCGGCACCGACCTGCGCAACGGCATTTTGGCGATGGCGGCAGCCAGCGTCGCCATTTCCAACGACTCAGGGCTGATGCATATCGCGGCGGCGATCGGAACGCCGACGATGGGCATTTTCGGACCGACCAGCCCCTATCTCTGGGCGCCGCTCAACGATCTCGCGGCAACGGTTCTGACCAAGAGCGAACTTTCCTGCCAGCCCTGCCAGCGCACGGTCTGTACCATGAACGACCACCGCTGCATGCGCGACATTCCCGCCACCGAGGTCGCCGACATCGCGCAGCGCGTGCTGCACGAGGCGACGCCGCGATGA
- the rfaD gene encoding ADP-glyceromanno-heptose 6-epimerase, whose product MLLVTGGAGFIGSNVVAALNDAGRDVAVCDVLGHDGKWRNLAKRRLADFVPPSELMDWLKGRRLDAVIHLGAISETTATDGDLVIETNFRLSLRLLDWCTANATPLIYASSAATYGDGDQGFDDDASIDALKKLRPMNLYGWSKHLFDMAVAERAARSERLPPQWAGLKFFNVFGPNEYHKGTMMSVLARRFDDIRAGRPVQLFKSHREGIADGDQRRDFIYVDDVVRVMMWLVATPSVSGLFNVGTGTARSFRDLMLSAYTALGTRPNIQYIDMPEAIRGSYQYFTQSEVDRLQHAGYNGGFTALEHAVETYVKGFLDCTDRFR is encoded by the coding sequence ATGCTACTGGTGACCGGGGGAGCCGGTTTTATCGGATCGAACGTCGTGGCCGCGTTGAACGACGCCGGCCGGGACGTGGCGGTCTGCGACGTGCTCGGCCATGACGGCAAATGGCGCAATCTGGCCAAGCGCCGGCTCGCCGATTTCGTGCCGCCGTCCGAGCTGATGGACTGGCTGAAGGGCCGCCGGCTCGACGCCGTCATCCATCTTGGCGCCATCTCCGAGACCACGGCGACCGACGGCGACCTCGTCATTGAAACCAATTTCCGGCTGTCGCTGCGGCTGCTCGACTGGTGCACGGCGAACGCAACCCCGCTGATCTACGCTTCCTCGGCGGCGACGTACGGCGACGGCGACCAGGGATTTGACGACGACGCGTCGATCGATGCGCTGAAGAAGCTGCGGCCGATGAACCTATACGGCTGGAGCAAGCATCTGTTCGACATGGCGGTTGCCGAGCGCGCCGCGCGCAGCGAGCGGCTGCCGCCGCAATGGGCCGGGTTGAAGTTCTTCAACGTGTTCGGTCCGAACGAATATCACAAGGGCACGATGATGAGCGTGCTGGCGCGGCGCTTCGACGACATCAGGGCCGGGCGTCCCGTGCAACTGTTCAAGTCCCACCGCGAAGGCATCGCCGACGGCGACCAGCGCCGCGATTTCATCTATGTCGACGACGTCGTGCGCGTCATGATGTGGCTGGTGGCGACGCCCTCGGTGAGCGGGCTGTTCAACGTCGGCACCGGCACCGCACGCAGCTTTCGCGATCTGATGCTGTCGGCCTATACGGCGCTCGGCACCAGGCCGAACATCCAGTATATCGACATGCCCGAGGCGATCCGCGGCAGCTATCAATACTTCACCCAGAGCGAGGTCGATCGGCTGCAGCACGCCGGTTATAACGGCGGCTTCACCGCGCTGGAACACGCGGTCGAGACTTACGTGAAGGGTTTTCTCGACTGCACCGATCGCTTTCGCTGA
- the rfaE1 gene encoding D-glycero-beta-D-manno-heptose-7-phosphate kinase, protein MFDFEALSQAITGRTVLCIGDLMLDEFVYGEVSRISPEAPAAVIAVQRSETNIGGAGNVARNVASLGARCIFVGLVGEDEAGMRLKAELAKESRIEAVLVADASRPTTRKVRFVSEHFSSHMLRADWEQALPATADVEQKLIDAILPLIVRADIVLLSDYAKGVLTARVIRNTIDTAKKLGKRVIVDPKSANFAIYRGATLLTPNRKEFAEATRSRADSDKSIADAAQDAMYLADCEAMLVTQSEHGMTLVVRAGDAIHVPALPVKVRDVSGAGDTVAAVLALTLAANADWETALRMANAAAAVAVSKKGTATVTPAELRRKILPHASLAAEDKIVAAGGDLDIHVSDWRRQGLRIGFTNGCFDILHPGHVKVLTAARGACDRLIVGLNSDASVKRLKGEGRPVQDERARAEVLAALEAVDLVAIFEEDTPIELITKVRPSVLVKGGDYTREQVVGYEIVEACGGEVLLVDILAGHSTTSLVERARGGKA, encoded by the coding sequence ATGTTCGATTTTGAAGCCCTGAGCCAAGCGATCACCGGCCGCACCGTGCTCTGCATCGGCGACCTCATGCTCGACGAATTCGTCTATGGCGAGGTGTCGCGGATTTCGCCGGAAGCGCCTGCGGCGGTGATTGCGGTCCAGCGCAGCGAGACCAATATCGGTGGCGCCGGCAACGTCGCGCGCAATGTCGCTTCGCTCGGCGCGCGCTGCATTTTCGTCGGCCTCGTCGGCGAGGACGAGGCAGGTATGAGGCTGAAAGCCGAACTGGCGAAGGAAAGCCGTATCGAGGCGGTGCTGGTTGCCGATGCAAGCCGCCCGACGACGCGCAAGGTGCGCTTCGTCTCCGAGCATTTTTCCAGCCACATGCTGCGCGCCGACTGGGAGCAGGCGCTGCCGGCTACGGCCGACGTCGAGCAGAAGCTGATCGACGCCATTCTGCCGCTGATCGTGCGCGCCGACATCGTGCTGCTGTCGGACTATGCCAAGGGCGTGCTGACCGCGCGCGTGATCCGCAATACCATCGATACCGCCAAAAAACTCGGCAAGCGGGTGATCGTCGATCCCAAGAGCGCCAATTTCGCGATCTATCGCGGCGCCACGCTGTTGACGCCGAACCGCAAGGAATTTGCCGAAGCCACCCGCAGCCGCGCCGATTCCGACAAGAGCATTGCCGACGCCGCCCAGGACGCCATGTATCTCGCCGATTGCGAGGCCATGCTGGTGACACAAAGCGAGCACGGCATGACACTGGTGGTGCGCGCGGGCGATGCGATCCATGTCCCGGCGCTGCCGGTCAAGGTGCGCGACGTCTCGGGTGCCGGCGACACCGTCGCTGCGGTGCTGGCGCTGACGCTCGCCGCCAACGCCGACTGGGAGACCGCGCTGCGGATGGCGAATGCCGCCGCCGCCGTTGCGGTCAGCAAGAAGGGCACCGCCACCGTCACGCCGGCCGAACTGCGGCGAAAAATCCTGCCGCATGCGTCCCTGGCCGCCGAGGACAAGATCGTGGCGGCCGGTGGCGACCTCGACATCCATGTTTCGGACTGGCGCCGGCAGGGCCTGCGCATCGGCTTCACCAATGGCTGTTTCGACATTCTGCATCCCGGTCATGTGAAAGTACTGACGGCCGCGCGCGGCGCCTGCGATCGCCTGATCGTCGGCCTCAACAGCGATGCTTCCGTAAAGCGGCTGAAGGGCGAGGGACGGCCGGTGCAGGACGAACGCGCCCGCGCCGAGGTGCTGGCGGCGCTGGAGGCTGTCGATCTCGTCGCGATCTTCGAGGAAGACACGCCGATTGAGCTGATCACGAAGGTGCGGCCGAGCGTGCTGGTCAAGGGCGGCGACTACACCCGCGAGCAGGTCGTCGGCTACGAGATCGTCGAGGCCTGCGGCGGTGAAGTGCTGCTGGTTGACATCCTGGCGGGTCACAGCACCACGTCCCTGGTCGAGCGCGCGCGTGGAGGCAAGGCGTGA
- a CDS encoding O-antigen ligase family protein, with protein sequence MNVTATLPSRLAAWRDPVLWSKASDIVAVLIALSLPWSTSLVGIFGVVFVLTMAPTIEWRVFMDSLRRPVSALPIALFALAVVGTLWSDAPWGARSYAIGPLAKLVVLPLLVYHFERSARGMWVFTAFLISCVLMMLMSWLVTLYPGLTLRQFNDERGIFVKNYIDQSQEFALCAIVLAYPVVTLLRKGKTRQALLLAAIAASFILNMAFVIVSRTAMVTLPVMLAVFALLHLRRRTSAIIIGAMIVLAGLAWLASPQLRETIARFSDEYQVYKEENKPTSVGLRLQYWQKSLRFFTEAPVIGHGTGSTRGLFQRASVGFEGSATGYIIDNPHNQTLNVAVQWGSVGIVVLYALWLVHLMLFRGEGLAAWIGLMVVLQNIFSSLFNSHLFDFHEGWMYVLGVGVAAGMVLRAKSAGAAPEPPDTVRS encoded by the coding sequence GTGAACGTCACGGCAACCCTGCCTTCGCGTCTGGCGGCATGGCGCGATCCCGTTTTGTGGTCGAAAGCGAGCGATATCGTCGCGGTGCTGATTGCGCTGTCGCTGCCCTGGTCGACCTCGCTGGTCGGCATTTTCGGGGTGGTCTTCGTGTTGACGATGGCGCCGACGATCGAATGGCGGGTATTCATGGACTCGCTGCGGCGGCCGGTCAGTGCGCTGCCGATTGCGTTATTCGCACTCGCCGTCGTTGGAACTTTGTGGTCGGATGCGCCATGGGGTGCGCGCAGCTATGCGATTGGTCCCCTTGCCAAGCTCGTGGTGCTGCCGCTGCTGGTCTATCATTTCGAGCGCTCGGCGCGCGGCATGTGGGTGTTCACGGCTTTCCTGATTTCCTGCGTGCTGATGATGCTGATGTCGTGGCTCGTGACGCTGTATCCCGGTCTGACGCTCAGGCAGTTCAATGACGAGCGCGGCATCTTCGTCAAAAACTACATCGACCAGAGCCAGGAATTCGCGCTCTGCGCCATCGTGCTGGCCTATCCCGTCGTCACGCTGCTGCGGAAGGGCAAGACCCGGCAGGCGCTGTTGCTGGCGGCGATCGCCGCCAGCTTCATCCTCAACATGGCGTTTGTGATCGTGTCGCGCACCGCGATGGTGACGCTGCCGGTCATGCTGGCGGTATTCGCGCTGCTTCATCTGCGGCGGCGGACCAGCGCCATTATCATTGGCGCGATGATCGTGCTCGCCGGCCTCGCCTGGCTGGCCTCACCGCAGTTGCGGGAGACCATTGCCAGATTTTCCGACGAGTATCAGGTCTACAAGGAGGAGAACAAGCCGACATCGGTCGGGCTGCGGCTGCAGTACTGGCAGAAGTCGCTCCGGTTTTTCACCGAGGCGCCGGTGATCGGTCACGGCACCGGCTCGACGCGAGGCCTGTTCCAGCGGGCCTCGGTCGGATTCGAGGGCTCGGCCACCGGCTATATCATCGACAATCCGCATAACCAGACGCTGAACGTGGCGGTGCAGTGGGGCAGCGTCGGGATCGTCGTCCTCTATGCACTGTGGCTGGTGCATCTGATGCTGTTCCGCGGCGAGGGCCTGGCGGCGTGGATCGGCCTGATGGTCGTGCTGCAGAACATTTTTTCCTCGCTGTTCAACTCTCATCTATTCGATTTTCACGAGGGCTGGATGTATGTCCTGGGAGTCGGCGTTGCCGCAGGCATGGTGCTGCGTGCGAAATCGGCCGGGGCGGCGCCGGAACCGCCGGACACCGTCAGGTCATGA
- a CDS encoding SDR family NAD(P)-dependent oxidoreductase, whose product MTPFSRLTLRNFLIASHDALATAFALLASFYVRFEGGQGFFARLPRLLHVLPYFVVFSVVICYVFNLTTTKWRFISLPDALNILRVASVLTVALVVVDYIFIFAAPSSGQVFFGRITIVLYWFIEIFSLSALRFAYRYFRYSRTRHHARAENAPRTLLIGRAADAEVVLRGIENGAIRGIWPVGVLSPSAADRGQSIRNIPVVGGIDDIENVTRDFAAREKPIKRVVLTPSAFEPDAHPDAALMRAKRLGLIVSRLPSLEGDAPRLTNVAVEDLLLRPSEKIDYARLEALVNGKAVIVTGGGGSIGSEICERVATFGAARLLVIENSEPALYAVTEALAARATGPVIEGRIADIRDRERVMHLMSEFRPDIVFHAAALKHVPILERDWSEGVKTNIFGSVNVADAALAAGAEAMVMISTDKAIEPVSMLGLTKRFAEMYCQALDHDLVTQSAGKPRMRLISVRFGNVLASNGSVVPKFKAQIEAGGPVTVTHPDMIRYFMTIREACDLVITAATHALAPTRPDVSVYVLEMGQPVKIVDLAERMIRLSGLEPGFDIEVVFSGMRPGERLNEILFASEEPTVDIGIAGIMAAKPNEPPMQTLRKWLAELEAAIAANDRATIKAVLKDAVPEFGAAAGEGSSESSAAL is encoded by the coding sequence ATGACGCCATTTTCACGATTGACCCTGCGCAATTTCCTGATCGCGTCGCACGACGCGCTGGCGACGGCGTTTGCCTTGCTGGCGAGCTTTTATGTGCGGTTCGAAGGCGGCCAAGGCTTCTTCGCCCGGCTGCCGCGGCTGCTGCACGTGCTGCCCTATTTCGTCGTTTTCAGCGTGGTGATTTGCTACGTCTTCAACCTGACCACGACCAAGTGGCGCTTCATCTCACTGCCGGACGCCCTGAACATCCTGCGCGTCGCCTCGGTGCTGACCGTAGCCCTCGTGGTGGTCGACTACATCTTCATTTTCGCCGCACCGAGCAGCGGCCAGGTGTTTTTCGGCCGCATCACCATCGTGCTCTACTGGTTCATCGAGATATTTTCGCTGAGCGCCCTACGCTTCGCCTATCGCTATTTCCGCTATTCGCGGACCAGGCACCATGCCCGCGCCGAAAATGCGCCGCGGACGCTGCTGATCGGCCGCGCAGCCGACGCTGAGGTCGTGTTGCGCGGTATCGAGAACGGCGCCATCAGGGGGATTTGGCCGGTCGGCGTGCTGTCGCCCTCCGCGGCGGACCGCGGCCAGTCGATCCGCAACATTCCGGTGGTCGGCGGTATCGACGACATCGAGAACGTGACTCGCGACTTTGCGGCCCGCGAGAAGCCGATCAAGCGTGTGGTGCTGACCCCGTCGGCGTTCGAGCCGGACGCGCATCCCGACGCGGCACTGATGCGCGCCAAGCGGCTTGGCCTCATCGTCAGCCGCCTGCCTTCCCTGGAGGGCGATGCGCCGCGGCTGACCAATGTTGCGGTCGAGGATCTGCTGCTGCGCCCGAGCGAGAAGATCGACTACGCGCGGCTCGAGGCGCTGGTGAACGGAAAGGCGGTCATCGTGACCGGCGGGGGCGGCTCGATCGGCTCGGAGATTTGCGAACGCGTCGCGACTTTCGGTGCAGCGCGGCTGCTGGTGATCGAGAATTCGGAGCCGGCGCTCTACGCGGTGACGGAGGCGCTGGCTGCGCGCGCAACCGGCCCGGTCATCGAAGGCCGCATCGCGGATATTCGAGATCGCGAACGTGTCATGCACCTCATGAGCGAGTTCAGGCCGGACATCGTGTTCCATGCGGCCGCGCTGAAGCATGTCCCAATCCTCGAGCGCGACTGGAGCGAGGGCGTCAAGACCAACATCTTCGGATCGGTCAACGTTGCCGACGCGGCGCTGGCGGCGGGCGCCGAGGCGATGGTGATGATCTCGACCGACAAGGCGATCGAGCCGGTGTCGATGCTTGGCCTGACCAAGCGCTTTGCCGAAATGTATTGCCAGGCGCTCGATCACGACCTGGTGACGCAATCGGCCGGCAAGCCGCGGATGCGTCTGATCTCGGTGCGATTCGGCAATGTTCTGGCCTCGAACGGCTCGGTGGTGCCGAAGTTCAAGGCACAGATCGAGGCGGGCGGACCGGTCACGGTTACCCATCCGGACATGATCAGGTATTTCATGACCATCCGCGAAGCTTGCGATCTGGTGATTACGGCCGCGACCCATGCGCTCGCGCCGACGCGACCCGACGTCTCGGTCTACGTCCTCGAGATGGGGCAGCCGGTCAAGATCGTGGACCTCGCCGAGCGGATGATCCGCCTGTCGGGTCTCGAACCAGGCTTCGATATCGAAGTGGTGTTCAGCGGAATGCGGCCGGGCGAGCGGCTGAACGAGATCCTGTTCGCGAGCGAAGAGCCGACCGTGGATATCGGAATCGCCGGCATCATGGCGGCCAAACCGAACGAACCTCCGATGCAGACATTGCGCAAATGGCTCGCAGAACTCGAAGCGGCGATTGCAGCGAACGACCGCGCCACCATCAAGGCCGTGCTGAAGGATGCGGTGCCCGAGTTCGGGGCGGCTGCGGGCGAGGGAAGCTCGGAGTCTTCGGCGGCGCTGTGA
- a CDS encoding MraY family glycosyltransferase, whose product MTHSEPYLSFAATILALLLSSAFTMAIRPLMLRHVVAKPNARSSHRTPTPQGAGIAVIAATLIVAGAVTALAGTSAMKIPAIVFAATLFIAAIGLADDVHSIPVLPRLLLQAASVAAIVFSAPENLRIVDAAPLWIERGLVLLAGLWFVNLVNFMDGLDLMTAAEAVPISAAIALLGWLGEVPASTTIVAAALCGALLGFTPFNRPVAKIFLGDVGSLPIGLLLGWCLAQLAWHQQLAACVLLPLYYLTDATLTLARRMIRHEPFWAAHRSHYYQRATDNGFTVWQVVSHVFALNVVLAALAIASTRLQSPVAVILLLAAGALAVVLTLYRFSRPK is encoded by the coding sequence ATGACCCATTCGGAACCATATCTTTCGTTCGCCGCCACAATTTTGGCCTTGCTGCTCTCGTCGGCCTTCACTATGGCGATCCGCCCGCTGATGCTGCGGCATGTTGTGGCAAAACCCAACGCGCGCTCATCCCACCGAACCCCCACGCCGCAGGGCGCCGGGATCGCGGTGATCGCCGCAACGCTGATCGTAGCAGGCGCTGTCACTGCGCTTGCCGGCACATCGGCCATGAAAATCCCCGCCATCGTGTTCGCCGCAACGCTGTTCATCGCAGCCATCGGCCTTGCCGATGACGTCCATTCGATTCCAGTGCTGCCGCGGCTGCTGCTGCAAGCGGCGTCGGTCGCGGCCATCGTCTTTTCCGCACCCGAGAACTTGCGGATCGTTGACGCTGCTCCGCTCTGGATCGAACGCGGCCTCGTGCTGCTGGCCGGGCTCTGGTTCGTGAACCTCGTCAACTTCATGGACGGGCTCGACCTGATGACGGCCGCAGAGGCCGTACCCATAAGCGCCGCCATCGCCCTGCTCGGCTGGCTCGGCGAGGTGCCGGCATCGACAACGATTGTCGCCGCCGCGCTGTGCGGCGCGCTGCTCGGCTTCACGCCGTTTAACCGGCCGGTGGCGAAGATCTTTCTCGGCGACGTCGGCAGCCTGCCGATCGGCCTGTTGCTCGGCTGGTGCCTGGCGCAACTGGCCTGGCACCAGCAACTCGCCGCTTGCGTGCTGCTGCCACTGTATTACCTGACCGATGCCACCTTGACGCTCGCCCGCCGCATGATCAGGCACGAGCCATTCTGGGCCGCGCATCGCTCACACTACTACCAGCGGGCCACCGACAACGGCTTTACGGTGTGGCAGGTGGTCAGCCATGTTTTCGCGCTCAACGTGGTGCTGGCAGCGCTCGCGATCGCATCGACCCGGCTGCAGTCCCCTGTTGCCGTGATCCTGCTCCTCGCCGCGGGCGCGCTGGCGGTTGTGCTGACACTCTATCGGTTCTCGCGCCCGAAATAA
- a CDS encoding lysylphosphatidylglycerol synthase transmembrane domain-containing protein: MRRILLSAVKILISAALLYFSLRKVNLYDLASRLNVESLGWIALAIAVLFLQIFIGVLRWREISSECGAPIEVRQGMRFNLIGTFFNQTLPSSIGGDAVRLWLVARAGAGWRAATYSIFIDRAIGLIALAIVIVASLPWSYNLITDPAGRSALLLVDFAALAAGLGFLVLGMLPFPWLKTWWVTHHVYACAVIANRVIFSRDRGPKIAVLSILVHVLAVVIAWCVVQSIAAPVLFSQVFQLMPPVMLITMLPISIAGWGVREATMGLAFGYAGLMVNEGVNMSLLFGAVSFLVGIFGGLVWIFSPEKAAQGEAPIEVPK, from the coding sequence ATGCGCCGGATTCTGCTTTCAGCCGTCAAGATTTTGATCTCCGCCGCGCTGCTCTACTTCTCGCTGCGCAAGGTCAATCTGTACGATCTCGCCTCGCGGCTTAATGTCGAGAGTCTGGGCTGGATCGCATTGGCGATCGCGGTGCTGTTTCTGCAGATCTTCATCGGCGTCTTGCGCTGGCGCGAGATCAGTTCGGAATGCGGCGCGCCGATCGAGGTCAGGCAGGGGATGCGCTTCAACCTGATCGGAACCTTCTTCAACCAGACCCTGCCGTCCTCGATCGGCGGCGACGCGGTGCGGCTCTGGCTGGTCGCGCGTGCCGGCGCCGGCTGGCGGGCGGCGACCTATTCGATCTTCATCGACCGCGCCATCGGCCTGATTGCGCTTGCGATCGTCATCGTTGCCAGCCTGCCGTGGAGCTACAACCTCATCACCGATCCCGCCGGGCGGTCCGCGCTGCTGCTGGTCGATTTTGCGGCGCTGGCGGCCGGTCTCGGATTTCTGGTGCTCGGCATGCTACCCTTTCCGTGGCTGAAGACCTGGTGGGTAACGCATCACGTTTACGCCTGTGCGGTGATCGCCAACCGTGTCATCTTCAGCCGGGATCGCGGACCAAAAATTGCAGTCCTGTCCATACTCGTTCACGTGCTCGCCGTTGTGATCGCCTGGTGCGTGGTGCAATCGATTGCCGCGCCCGTGCTGTTCAGCCAGGTCTTCCAGCTGATGCCGCCGGTGATGCTGATCACGATGCTGCCGATATCGATCGCCGGCTGGGGCGTTCGCGAGGCCACCATGGGGCTGGCCTTCGGCTATGCCGGGCTGATGGTCAATGAAGGCGTCAACATGTCGCTGCTGTTCGGCGCGGTATCGTTCCTGGTCGGGATCTTCGGCGGGCTGGTGTGGATTTTCAGCCCAGAAAAGGCGGCGCAGGGCGAAGCACCGATCGAAGTTCCGAAATAA
- a CDS encoding NAD-dependent epimerase yields MSDQTILVTGAAGFIGFHVARRLLAEGCTVVGLDNLNDYYDPALKTARLDVLHREQRFSFERTDLADRPAMALLFARHRFARVVHLAAQAGVRYSIDHPHAYVDANLEGFVNVLEGCRHHGCGHLVYASSSSIYGANTKLPFSVDDKTDHPISLYAATKKANELIAHSYSHLYRLPVTGLRFFTIYGPWGRPDMAIFTFTKAILEGTPIKLFNHGKMRRDFTYIDDVTSAILRLVDQAPRDAGPTAGAPARIYNVGNNHPEELTHVVAVLERELGRVAVTEMLPMQPGDVTETFADVTELMRDTGFRPQTSIEDGLREFVAWYRDHYRI; encoded by the coding sequence ATGTCGGATCAGACAATATTGGTCACCGGGGCCGCGGGTTTCATCGGCTTCCACGTCGCCCGCCGGCTGCTGGCCGAAGGCTGCACCGTGGTCGGGCTGGACAATCTTAACGACTATTACGATCCGGCGCTCAAAACGGCCCGCCTGGACGTCCTGCACCGCGAGCAGCGGTTTTCGTTCGAACGGACCGATCTTGCCGATCGCCCCGCGATGGCGCTGCTGTTCGCCAGGCATCGGTTCGCCCGGGTGGTGCATCTCGCGGCGCAGGCCGGGGTGCGTTATTCGATCGACCATCCGCATGCCTATGTCGACGCCAATCTCGAGGGCTTCGTCAACGTGCTGGAGGGCTGCCGGCATCATGGATGCGGCCATCTGGTCTATGCGTCTTCGTCGTCGATCTACGGCGCCAACACCAAGCTGCCGTTCTCGGTCGATGACAAGACCGATCACCCGATCAGTCTTTATGCCGCGACGAAAAAGGCCAACGAACTGATCGCGCATTCCTACAGCCACCTCTATCGGCTGCCGGTGACGGGTTTGCGGTTTTTTACCATTTACGGGCCGTGGGGACGGCCCGATATGGCGATTTTCACGTTTACCAAAGCGATTCTCGAGGGCACCCCGATCAAGCTCTTTAACCATGGCAAAATGCGGCGCGATTTTACCTATATCGACGATGTTACCAGCGCGATCCTGCGGCTGGTCGATCAGGCCCCGCGCGACGCCGGCCCGACCGCCGGTGCGCCGGCGCGGATTTACAATGTTGGCAACAATCATCCGGAAGAACTGACCCATGTGGTAGCGGTTCTGGAGCGGGAACTGGGCCGCGTCGCCGTTACGGAGATGTTGCCGATGCAGCCCGGGGACGTCACCGAGACCTTCGCCGATGTCACCGAGTTGATGCGCGATACCGGTTTCCGGCCGCAGACGTCGATCGAGGACGGGCTTCGCGAATTTGTCGCCTGGTATCGCGACCACTACAGAATTTGA